AACGTGTTATGGTAAATGTTAAACCTGTTGTTCCTGTAACCCGAGCCCAATCTAGAGAGGAAGTCAAAGGTGGAGAAGCTGATATAAATTTGGAAAACTGCTTCCAAACCAAAACTCAACCTAAGACAAAGAAAGGTAAGTCCAAGCAGATAAAAAATCTTTCGTTAAAGTCTATGGGTAATATATCTGAAGACTTTCCTACAGATTCTAGTTGCATGTTTCCAGATAGGCAAACCCTAATTAGTGCTCAAAAAGAAGATCGCGAATTGAAAAGTATATATGAAGAAACAGAGCAGCTAAAGGAACAGGATGATTTAAGTGAAGCAAGTTATGTATTAAAGAATGATGTGTTATATAGATTAATTCGTCCAGTGACCACATCTACTGATGAAGAGTGGAAGGTAAGGGAACAAATTGTAGTACCTAGTAAGTTTAGGCATTTTATTTTGCAAAAGGCTCATGAAAGTGAATGGGGGTGGTCACTTAGGAATACGAAAAACACTGCCCaaagtgaaagataatttttttttggccttctgtaaagaaagacgtAGTCAGACATTGTAAGTCATGTCACCAGTGCCAAATGGTTGAAAAACCCAACCAGAAAATTACTAAAGCGCCTTTAATTCTTATCCCAGCTGTTGAAGAACCATTCACGCAAATTGTTATTGACattgtgggtcctttacccaaaaccAAAACAGGTTTTCAGTACATGTTAACTATAATGGACAGAACCACTAGATTTCCCGAGGTAATACCTGTTAGAGGCATTAAGAGTGGTATCGTTATTAAGCATCTCATGGACTTCTTTTCTCGTTATGGTTTGCCTCGAGAGATTCAGTCGGATCAAGGTTCTAATTTCACTAGTAGGGAGTTCCAGGCTAAAATGAATGAACTTGGCATTAAACACAACTTGGCATCCTCATATCATCCCGAAAGTCAgggaatacttgaaagatttcactccactctgaagaatgctttgactaagtattgtttagaccatgttgaggaatgggataaagacttGCCTTTATTGCTTTTTGCTTCAAGATCAGCCCCTAGTGAATCtctgggtttttctccttttcagATGGTCTATGGACACAATGTGAGAGGGCCTCTTGATTTATTAAGGGAACATTGGGAAGGGGGTAGTGGTAAAATAAATTCACTTTATATTTGGCAATGGGCCCAAAATAATCTCACTACTTCACAAACTAAAGTGAAAACTCATTATGATAGAAAGTCTCAAGTTAGAAATTTTGAAGCAGGAGAACAAGTACTAGTGTTACTTCCTATTCCAGGTCAGTTCAGAGCTCAGTTTGTAGGTCCAGCAGTGGTTAAGAAGAAACTGAATTATGTTGATTATTTGGTGGAAATTCCAGGGAGGAGGAAAAAGTATCAGTTGTGTCATATtaacattatgaagaaatatttttccagaGCTAACACTGTTAAATCTGTTTCAGCTGTTGTACCTAAAGAATGTAATGGACAAGAAGTGGAAAGCAAAGAATATGGATGGAATGGCGAAAACTCTAAAATTTTGTGTAACCCAGATAGTTTGTTTAAACATCTGAATGCTCAGGAAGCTACTGATATTAAGGATTTATTCATAGAACATCCGACAATATTTAAGGACACTCCTGGTCTTGTGCGTAGTTTGCAACATGACGTGGTACTAAAGCCAAATGCCCAGCCAATTAGACAAACCCCTTACAGGCTAAATCCACGGAAAGCTGAAGCTGTGAGAAAGGAAGTCAGTTATATGTTGGAGAATGACTTGATAACACCAAGTagcagtccttggagttccccagttgtattagtgaaaaaggaaaatggacaaGACAGATTGTGTTTTGACTACAGGAAAGTAAACGACTTAACAGTTGCTGACAATTTCCCTCTCCCTCGCATAGAAGATTGCATAGATAAGATTGGTAATGCCAAGTATATTAGTAAGTTAGACCTTTTTAAAGGTTACTGGCAGGTTCCTCTGACTGAAAATGCACGAGAAATATCAGCATTTATAACACCTGAAGGTTTATTCGAATGTAAAGTCATGCCCTTTGGCATGCGTAACGCAGCCAGTACTTTCCAGAGAATGATGTGGATGATCACGAATGGATTGAAGGGTTGTGTAGTTTATCTGGacgatataattattttcagtgacAACTGGAAAGACCATGTCGATAGAATCAGGGCCTTATTTCATGCAATTGCTGATGCTGGTTTGGTGATAAACctttctaaatgcgaatttggAAAGCTGGAGTTATCTACCTAGGACATCACGTCGGACAGGGTAAAGTATTACCCAAGGAAAAGAACATTGAAGCTGTACTAGCTTTTCCCACTCCAAACACTCGGAAAAATGTAAGGCAATTTGTTGGTCTCGCTGGTTATTATCGCAGGTTTGTCCCCAGTTTTTCTGAATTAGtaactcctttaactaatcttttaagagAGAAATCTAGATTCTTGTGGGACGATATATTTCAACGAGCCTTTGATAAATTAAAAGGCATTTTAAGCACCTACCCTGTTTTGAAATCACCTGACTTTCAGAAGGGGTTCAAGTTAATGGTGGATGCCAGCGATCTCGGAGTAGGAGCAGTGCTATTGCAAGACGATAGTGAAGGTATTGAACATCCTGTCTCATATTTTTCCAGGAAACTTAATGagcataaaaagaaatatagcacaatcgaaaaggaagccttagctttagttttagctctacaacattttgaaatttatgtaacaTCTAGTGTTGATCCAATTGTTGtgtattcagatcacaatcctttaaaatttgtgaacaattttaggaacaaaaacagaaggctcactaattggagtcttatgcttcaggaatataatttgactgtaaaacatgtgaaagggaaggacaatgtcgtcgctgatgccctctctagaaatctgtgatgtcttttccacctggattattgttttgttttcgtctttattttctttttcttcctgcaGTGTCTTTGGTGCAACATCTCGTATTTTGATCattggttttttgtttgtggaagtgataatttactGGTTTTGACGCTATTTAACGttgctgtttattttattttattttttttttgttttttcagtacATGTTGATATAAAATTAGTTGGTACTCGTAtatgagttgtaaaaaaaaattatattttattacctATTAAGTTGGGGgtatcacgcccgaaagtattttcgtttgttcctttatgtatttatctatatatttattttttttgcccacgcagtcgtatgtttgctgcttgttagtaactgtgtgttgtttgcttgttatttgttttgcagtcgttaaggagggtagttctaatccaacaatttcttgCTTTACATGATGACTTGAAAGCAGAGAGACTTTTTTTTGGGAAAAACCCAAGT
The DNA window shown above is from Palaemon carinicauda isolate YSFRI2023 chromosome 29, ASM3689809v2, whole genome shotgun sequence and carries:
- the LOC137622163 gene encoding uncharacterized protein, with amino-acid sequence MPYGKEFEDFVFRGIVKVGSEATDGNIVALLRDTGSSQSCILETSLPKDFSRKGQDFVLLGGFPDTVTSWPVEEVYLESPLVTGRLKLAVVSALPVIGVDLLIGNDVMQGSGTACALEGRKGASVVNERVMVNVKPVVPVTRAQSREEVKGGEADINLENCFQTKTQPKTKKDRQTLISAQKEDRELKSIYEETEQLKEQDDLSEASYVLKNDVLYRLIRPVTTSTDEEWKKDVVRHCKSCHQCQMVEKPNQKITKAPLILIPAVEEPFTQIVIDIVGPLPKTKTGFQYMLTIMDRTTRFPEVIPVRGIKSGIVIKHLMDFFSRYGLPREIQSDQGSNFTSREFQAKMNELGIKHNLASSYHPESQGILERFHSTLKNALTKYCLDHVEEWDKDLPLLLFASRSAPSESLGFSPFQMVYGHNVRGPLDLLREHWEGGSGKINSLYIWQWAQNNLTTSQTKVKTHYDRKSQVRNFEAGEQVLVLLPIPGQFRAQFVGPAVVKKKLNYVDYLVEIPGRRKKYQLCHINIMKKYFSRANTVKSVSAVVPKECNGQEVESKEYGWNGENSKILCNPDSLFKHLNAQEATDIKDLFIEHPTIFKDTPGLVRSLQHDVVLKPNAQPIRQTPYRLNPRKAEAVRKEVSYMLENDLITPSSSPWSSPVVLVKKENGQDRLCFDYRKVNDLTVADNFPLPRIEDCIDKIGNAKYISKLDLFKGYWQVPLTENAREISAFITPEGLFECKVMPFGMRNAASTFQRMMWMITNGLKGCVVYLDDIIIFSDNWKDHVDRIRALFHAIADAGLHTASFAFTTISHPHHQPTKVPGRQDRVTVTGQECGWKSSAQVLHVGGTGVMVVGEMASIRPHRRTALVAHAPQRYSIDIAALSETRLSEEDTLTELHIMVYRIIVKNIFPITNNNLASDKKDIACPNKLHPTI